The Limnospira fusiformis SAG 85.79 genomic interval TGAAATAAGCCGCCCAGTCTTCGGCAATTAGGACGTCATCAAAACCGCCAACTCTGGTGACAATATCATTGAGATAGCGACACACCTGGCTTTCTATGTTGCTAGGTAGGACTTGACGCGCTAGTGCTTGTGTCTCGGGGGTGTTGCTGGTGATTAACAGCAAATACTCACCGGGTCGAGGGGGAACACAGGAGGCTTGACCAAAGCTGGGTTTAGCACTGAAACCTATGGTAAGCAGAACCACCCCTACAGAACTAATCCTAGTTAACCATCGCCTCAACCTAAGTTTAACCATAGCTATAACAACTTTTGCGATCGATTTTGCAGCTATTGTACCCGAATTGAGATTTTCTGAGCGTAGGGGCGGTTTCTTTAGACAATCCTGATTTCAACCACATGATCTGAGAACCCGCCCCTATAGCCTGAAATAGTAGTATATTGAGCGACCACAGGTAATCAGGATTTTTAGCCAGCAGTAGCCAGAGACGCGATCGCATCAGGGATAGTAGCTGAAGGCGCTTCAAATTGTCCGGTAATCACGTGCTCAAGTCGCAATTTCAGCCAAGTAATAAACTGAGGGTTAGTAGAAACCAACGCCGCCGCTGGTTTAGGACATTTAGCTTTCACTTCGGCCATTTCGGGCGCTTCCAAAAATCCTGGCTCAATTACTAACCAAAAATCGATCTCCTTTTCCTGTTCTTGATAATTGCGCCGACGTTCCTTGAGCACTTCCTCAATAGGTTCCTCGATCACAAAGTCTTTACTAGCTAGGAGATAATAATAAGTTGCCATTTGTTTGTCACCTACAATTAACTAAAGAACAACTGGGCTGACTGTAACTTTCCCGTTAACCCAGGATAGCCTGTTTCATTTCCCGCACGGCTTTATCTAAACCGACAAGAACTGCCCGACTTATTATTGTATGACCAATGTTGAGTTCTTCCATACCTTCTAAGCGGGCTACAGGTTGCACATTCCAATAAGTCAAGCCGTGACCCGCATTAACTCGCAGTCCGGCTTCTAGGGCTAATTTACATCCTTGGGCTAAAATCTCGAGTTCCTTTTGCTGTTGGACTCCCTTGGCTTCGCAGTAACAACCTGTATGTAGTTCGATGAATTGGGCTTTAACTGTGGCTGAGGCTTCGATTTGGGCGGGGTTAGGATCGATAAATAAACTTACGGGGATTCCTGCATTTTGCAGGGTGCTGACTACTTCTGACATCCGCTGTAGTTGACCCAGGATATCTAATCCTCCTTCGGTGGTGACTTCTTCCCGGCGTTCGGGTACTAAGGTTATGTAGTCGGGTTTAATATCTAGGGCGATCGCTACCATTTCATCTGTGGCGGCCATTTCCAGGTTTAGGTGAGTTCTCACGGTTTCCCGTAACAGTCGCACATCTCTATCTTGGATATGACGGCGATCTTCGCGCAAATGTACTGTAATCCCGTCTGCTCCCGCTAGTTCTGCGATCGCCGCCGCTGCTACTGGATCCGGTTCCACTGTCCGCCGGGCTTGTCTAATTGTGGCAATGTGGTCAATATTTACACCGAGAGTGGGCATAGTTCTTTTGATCAAATCTTAGACCACAACAGTTTGACATATTCATGGGAACTCTGAAAAGTTAATTATTACAGGCCTTTCAAGAAAAGACCAACAGGGTATTGACAAAATCGATATTATATGTATATGAGTGTGATATAGAAATATTGTGGTAACATTACAGCTTGTTCACCAGTCGCTTAATACATTGCCCTCACCCTAAATCCCTCTGCCAGAGAGGGAGAGGGACTTTGAAAGGTGATCAGATGATTTCTGAACAGGCTGTAAGGTGCGTATCTGTGGGTAAATAATGCCGAATGGGGCTTAGTATAGATTATTAATAGGGAGTGGGTCATCAATATTGTGAATCTGGGGAACTTTAGGAAACTGCATAGCACGATGGCTCCGATTGTGATGCTACCACTATTTGTGACGGTATTTACGGGGGTAGCTTACCGATTGGGGAAAAGTTGGTTTGGTTTATCAAGGGACCAGGTACATTTTTTAATGGTGATTCATGAAGGGGAATATTTAGGGCAAACCTTAGAACCTGTGTATGTGCTATTAAATGGCTTAGGTTTACTGTGGATGCTGATCACGGGGTTAACAATGGTGTTTCAAAATATGAAGCGATCGCGATGGTTTAGGAATCTGCAAGCCAAAAAACAGGCTTCATCCCAATCGCCAGAATAAATGGGTTATTTCCGTTTGGGGACTAAAAAACCTTCAACTTTCCTCAATATCTGTTAGGCGATCGCATGAGCTAGAATAATTTAAGCCGGAAATGGCGATCGCCCATTTCCAGGGGACAACCTTCTAGGGGGGGTAAACCTTGACCATGACACCAAGTGAGTTGAACCACTGTTATAGGGTCCTTGAATTGCAACCCGGTGCATCCCTGGAGGTTGTAGATAGGGCTTATAAAGATTTAGCATTTATCTGGCATCCCGATCGCATTCCAGAAGATAACCAACGGCTGCGACAGTTAGCAGAAGATAAACTCAAGGAAATTAACCAGGCGCGCGATAAGTTGCGATCGCTGTTGAGGTCTAATAAAACGAAACCATCGAAACCGACCCCCAGACCTGAGTATGCTGGGGCTAAACGTCAGACCCAGACCAGCCACAACACCAACTCATATTATACTTACCGCGCGGCCACTCCACCCCACCGTCCCCCCAAACAGGAGTATCAGTCACCACCAGCTTATCAGCGTCCATCCTATTCTGATTTGACTAACGCTGATTTTCGGGGGGCGAACCTGAAGGAAAGAGATTTGTCGGGACGGAATTTGAGTGGGGCAGATCTGAGTTATGCTGATATGACGGATTGTTTTTTACATAGAGTTAACTTGAGTGGGGCTTGTTTGCATCGGGCTAATTTATTCCGGGCTAATTTTTTGCAGGCCAATCTGAGTTACGCTAATCTTCAGGAGGCTAACCTAATTGGTGCGGATTTAAGTGGTGCGGATTTGCGGGGGGCTAATTTAACCGGGGCGAAAGTGGGATATAGCGATCGCTTAATGGTGAAACTAACCGGGGCTAATTTGGCTGGGGCAATTTTACCAGATGGCACTATTCACCCGGGTTAAAACTGATAGCTGCGATCGCTTACCCACAAACGTAGTGGAATTGCATTCCCCTGGGAGTCCACTTTGACTTCAACCACAAAAGACTCAGGATCGCGACTTTGAGCGCGGCTAATGTTCTCGTTAACCTCTAAGCGCTTATTTTCCGGCATATAGTAGGTTTCCAGACCGTATTTTAGACCCCAGCCATCACCTGTACCTCGAATGGCGATCTGATTTTCTGGTAAATTATCAGGACGCTGGTTGCTAACTGCTACGGGTTGCCAAGGAAGGGGGCGATCGCCTTCTGGTTGTTCTTGGGGTTTTTCTAGGATCACATAAACTGTATCACCATCTCGGATAGAATTTCTGTGTGACATGGTACCGGAACCGGGAAGATTTCTGAGGGTACTAGGTTGAGAAATTTCATAACTGAGAATTTGATAATAACCCCGCAAGAAATCATAGGGGTCAACGGGGGCTGTTTGTAATACAACAGTTGTTCCAGTAATATATGTGTAAAAAGCCTGAGCCGGAATTGATATTACCAATGCTACCTGACACAATAGGGGAGCCAGAAGTCGCCAATTGGGTAAGCGACGTTGACGGCTATTTACTGAACCCGGAAGGATAACTGAGGGTTTTGCGGATGGGATTTTGTTAGTGTTAACCATACTGTTACCTCACCATGAAAGATGAAATTATGAATTAGGACTTGGAATTAGGGAGAGTCGGACGAGACAAGTTTTTTTCAAACCATAAACCGGCGATAATTACAGCAATTCCACACAGGACTAAAACTAAGGCTTTCAGGAGTAGTTCGGTTTCGTATTCAAACATTCGGCTGATAATTTGGAGGACTAATAGCACCATACCGTACCAAAAAGCACTCCGATTGCCTTTTAACAGTCCTAAGCGAACGGTGAATGCGCCCAACAGAAACATTTGCACATTGAAAATTAAAGTGGCGGTGGTGGGAATTTCCGCTATTGAGATATGCCAAAAAGTGACTATACCAGTGATGATAATCAAGGCACTAATAGCGGTGGTATAGGCATCTACACCCCAATATCTTTGGCTACCATGAGGCTTAATTATCTGGAACCATTGCCAGAGGGATATGACCACAAAAGCCAGGATATTAATTAGCATTACATTGGGATTTTCTGGGTTAGAGCGATAAGTCCAGAAGTCCAAGTTTTTCCAAACCTGAAAAAATGAAAAGAGGAAGCATAAAAATCCTAAGTACAAAATGGCTAAACGGTGAGCGATCGCTTGAAAAGGCTGACCATGGACATAGGGCCATTGACTATCTCGATAGGACCATAACCAAGTGGGGATTAAAATTAAGCTGATCACAACCTCAATTCCGCTTATGGGCTGGAAGGAAATCAATCTTCCCATAATGACTAATAATGGGATAGCGATCGCCAACAGCGCCATGATAAAAACCACACGGGATTGACACCAATAGGCTAGGGGTATAAATAAAATAGCAGATGCGATCGGCATATATTGGAGCAAAATATCAATAGCAGATAAATCCCTGGCTGATAGGGCTATATTGATGCCCTGAAAGTATCCTAAGCCCAACAGAATTATGGCTAAAACCGATAGAGAGCGCAATTTTAAGCTATAAGCCATAATCAGGACACCTAGCCCCCAAACGACATATAATCCGTATGGGGAACCGCCTATATGAAACATCTGGGCCAGCAGTGCTATATTTGCTCCCAAAGACAATGCGCCAGCCATTAGCAGTCCCTGTCCGAGGCGTTGTTTAGATTCTGATGTAGGATGTTGCCACAGGTAAAACCCACCTGTATTAAATCCAATGAGGACGGATAGGAGTAGCAAAACCCGCATATATCGGGGCCATTGTTGCCAGTTAGCTGCCACAAAGGTAATCACACCCAATCCCAAGAGGATGCCACCACCTACCATGAGAATCATGACAAAGCGATTGCTGGCGGCGGTTTCGAGGCTATTAAACTGATAGCGATCGGCTAATTGTTGATAAAGTTCATCATTAACCAAGCCTTCTGCTTTCCATAGTCGAGCTTCCTGTCGCAATTGGCGACGAAACTTTTCTGAAATCATCGATTGAAAGCCTATGTCAGATAGGTTCAGTTTGTCTTGATGTTCAGATTTTGGTAGAATAGTTTATGCCACATTCTCAACTGTCTCTGTTTCAAAAAAGCAGCAAATGAGGGGAGGAGTAGGGAAGCGGAAAAAAGAGTGTAGAGACAAGTGGGGCCTTATCCAAGGTATAACTTGTCTCTAGGGTCAGGGGCTATTTTCGTGTGATTTGTTGCCTGATACATTTACGCGACATTTTTCCGGCTCCGGATAATGCAACGATAGCACCATTACCTATTAAGGTAATGGAGGCGGTATCCCGCAAAGCTTTTAGAAAGATGATCCCAAAGCACTGTTTAGCTTGGTAGTCTTAGACCTGATTTTTCCCTTCACCTAGCTAGCCATGTTGGAAGTCTCGAAGATGAGCCCAAAAATTAGGCTGTGTTATGGGATGGTCAGGGATGCGACCCAATCAACCAAGGGGTTTAAGTCCTCACCGGGTAGTTATTTGGCTCATTTCAGCTCTATTTCATACCCGAAGGTCCCGCACCATACTTGGTATGGTAGCGCATCGCCCTAATTGGTTCAACTAATCTGCGATTAAATTAAGCTCTTTAAGTTTTTTCATTAGTAAAGAGGGGGACGCTGAGACTCGTTAATTTGCAACTGTTCGCGACCATTGCGGATAATCCTTACCATGTCGCTCAGTTCATGCTCAATTTTAGCTAGAACATGATCAGCATACTCATCGGCTCCGGTTTGGATCTCATTACACTCATTTAAGATCCGATTTCGCATAGCATCAAGTTCCTGTTGAGCCTGATAGCGAATTTGTTCAACCTCGGCGAGAGTTTGTTGCTGTAAGGCTTCACACTCTATCTGGACTTGTTGTCTAAGGCGATCGGCTTCTTCGGTCGCTCGTTGGACAATACCAGTTTCATTAAAAAGTTGAGTAGCTCTTTGTTCAGCATTCTGTAGGATAGAGGCTGCATATTCTTCAGCTTCCTGGAGAATTTCATCTTTATGACGAACAATAATATCAGCCTCCTGAAAAGCACTCGGAAGATTTAAGCGGATCAGGTCTAGTTGATCTAGCAACTGTTCCTCGTCCACAAGAGTGCGTCGAGTCAGGGGAATGCGAGGACTGTCAAGAATCATTTCTTCAAGTCGGTTAAGTTCCCGCTGAATATCTATACTAGGCGAAGCGGTAGGAGTCGGTTCGCCGTTAGTGACAAGTCCATTAGGATTAGATTCAATTCTGGGGGTTAATTCCTGGCGTAACATCTATTAATATCTATAGCGACGTGGTTGGGAACAAGATGATCGACTGAACCGCCAAACTTGGCGATCTCCTTAACGACACTGCTTGATAAAAAGCTATATTCGTTGGAGGTTGCCAAGAAAACTGTCTCGATTGTATCAGACAGGGTTTTATTAGTGTGAGCCATTTGCAGTTCCATCTCAAAATCAGACAGGACTCGCAAGCCGCGCAATAGCACTTGTGCCTTTCTCAGTTTGGCATAGTCTACGGTGAGACCCTCAAAACTGGCAACCTCGACATTATCCAAATGGGAGATAGATTGCCGAATTTGAATCAGGCGTTGTTCGACTGTAAACAGGGGAGTCTTGCTAGGGTTGCGTAGGACGGCCACAATCACCCATTCAAATAGATGGGAACCTCGCTCAATTATATCAATATGTCCAAAGGTAACTGGGTCAAAACTGCCTGGATATATAGCAATCACAATAGATTATGGTTATCTTGAAGTCTTACCAGAGATTACCTTAAACTGTTTGATGGTTAAAACAAACTTTTTCCCTTACGGAATTCCCGGGCTACCCCGGAAGAGTCAAGCCCAGCCATACGGAATCGGCGATCTAAATCGGCCGCATCGGGGGAGGACTTTTCGGCTTCTTCCATGGTAATGCGTCCTAGGGTAACTTGTTCAAAAATCGCCTGGTTAATCAGTTGCATTCCTTCATAGGTGTCATTTTCCATGAGGTGAGTTGCACTTTCCTCGTCGCCTTTGAGTAGATAGTCTTTCATGGCTGGGGTATTAACTAGGATATCGTGAACTGCAGCCCTTTTGTTATCGACTGTGGGGATTAATAATTGAGCAATTACGGCGACTAGGGAATCACAGATCTGAATCCTGACGGCTGCCTGTTCGTCTACGTTGTAGAGGTTTAACAGTCGGTTGACTGAGTTAATGGCGTTGTGAGTGTGGACGGTTCCCAAGACTAGGTGCCCGGTTTGGGATGCTTGGAGGGCAGTATTAACTGTGGTGCGATCGCGCATTTCCCCAATTAGAATAACATCTGGGTCTTCCCGCAAAACGGCACGGAGGGCATGATGAAATTCTAGGGTATGTAATCCGACTTCCCTTTGAGAGATTAAGCATTGTCGGGAAGCATGGACAAATTCAATGGGGTCTTCAATGGTGACAATGTGCTTGCGAGCGTTTTCATTGAGATAACGTAACATGGCAGCGAGGGTGGTAGATTTACCTGAACCCGTTGGACCTGTGACTAAAATTAACCCATGGGGATAGCTAATAATGTTTTTGAGAACTTCTGGTAATCTCAATTCATCGATACTAGGAATTTTTAAGTTAATTAGTCGCAGCACCATGGCTCCCCCGGTCAGAGATTCAAAGCAATTAACCCGACATCGGACTATACCAGGATAAAAAATGGCGGTGTCGAGTTCTTTCATTTCGGCAAATTGTTGCCTTTGGTGTGGGGCGAGAATCTCACTGAGATACTGCTCAAATATTTCTGGGGTGACTTTTACTTGGTCTTTAATTCTAACCATTTCCCCCTGTATCCTATATCGGGTAGTATGTCCGACTCGAATATGAATATCGGAGGCTTTTTTAACAAAGGCATCCTTAACCATATCTTTAATGGAGTTACTGGGGGAAACATTGGTCGATTGTCGTTGTCTCGCGCGCACCGGAACTGTGGGCTTGGGGGGGAGATTTTCGGGAGATGGTGACTGAGTTGAATGAGCCATGAGGTGAGTGTCCCTTAGCTGATATCTGTTGCTAATTGTGGCACAGGGTTAACCGCAGTTGCAGTTGAGAACAGAGGGAAATTGATTTTCTGGTGGGGTTATGGCTCGTCGGTGCGATCGCCCCTGGGAATCCCTGGGAATCGAGAATTGACAGTAGAACCTGCCCCTAACATGATTGTTGATTTTTGTTTGAACGGCACAGGGAAATGATAGGATGATCTGAGGTATCCTAACCTAACATTTGCTCAAGTTTCGATTTTTTATGATTGTGAGTCAACCAGCCCTAGAGACTTCTGCGGGAGTTTCTTTACAAAATTTTCCGAGACTGCGCCGGGGGGTTACTGATATTTTCCCGGAATTGCCTAATTCTGAAAACCCAGAGGAAAATTTGGGTCAGCGGTTGGCTCTCAGTACCCGCCCTCTTAGGATTAAGTTAGGTATCGACCCGACTGGCTCGGATATTCACCTAGGACATAGTATCATTTTTCGGAAGTTGCGGGCTTTCCAGGACGCAGGACATACGGCGGTTCTCATTATTGGCGATTTTACTGCCCGCATTGGTGATCCTACTGGCAAATCGGAGGTTCGTCGTCAGCTAACTCCTGAGCAAGTAGAACAAAATGCCCAAACTTATCTCGAACAACTGCGCCCGATTTTAGATTTTGATACCCCGGGACGTTTGGAAATTCGTCGTAACTCGGAATGGTTATCTAAGTTGGATCTGGCTAAAACTTTGGATTTGCTGTCGCGGATGACGGTGGGACAAATGTTGGCTAAGGAAGGGTTTTCGCTGAGGTTTGAACAGGAAAATCCAATATATTTGCATGAGTTTCTCTATCCGTTAATGCAGGGTTATGATTCGGTGGCAGTTGAGGCTGATGTGGAGTTGGGAGGAACGGATCAAAAGTTTAATCTGGCTGTGGGAAGAGATTTACAGCGCTATTTTGGACAAACACCACAGTTCGGTTTACTAATGCCTATTTTGATTGGTACTGATGGGGTGCAGAAAATGTCTAAGTCCCTGGGTAATTATGTGGGACTGTCGGAAGACCCTTTGACTATGTACTCCAAATTGGAGAAGGTTCCTGATGGTTTGATTGCACAATATTTTGAGTTGCTCACTGATTACCCATTGGCAGAATTGCCGGAAAATCCTCGCGATCGCCAAAAGTTACTCGCCTTGGATATAGTCACTCAATACCACGGAGAAGCGGCGGCTTTGGCGGCGCAAAAAGCGGCTGTAAATTTGGTGCAAGGAGATGCAACTAGGGCTGAGGCTGTACCGGAATTTTCTCTGTCAGAGGTGGAGTTTCCGGCTAAGTTATTCTATATTCTTTCGGCTAGTGGACTGTGTAAAAGTGGCAGCGAGGCGAGGCGACAAATTGCGGGAGGTGCTGTGAAAATAGATGGCGATCGCATTGAGGATCCTAATTTAGTTGTGGCTTCTGCTGAAGAACTGAAAGGGCGAGTTTTACAAGTTGGGAAAAAGAAATTTATCCGGCTAGTGTAAATGGGTTGCCTATCATTGATTAACTTGGGGTGTAATCGGGATAATTTATCATCAATAAATTTCCGGTTTTACCCGGCTTATATTGACTGTAAAAATTGGAAAATATACCAACCATGACCATAGATAAAGTTATTGTTCCCCTAGATGTTTCCAGTCAAGCTGATGCGATCGCATTGATTGAAACCCTGCCACAAGTCACATTTTGGAAAGTGGGTTTAGAACTGTTTGTCAGTTGTGGTCCGCAAATTTTAAAACAACTAAAACAGCGCAATAAGCGGATATTTTTGGATCTGAAATTCCATGATATACCCAATACCGTAGCCGGAGCCTGTCGCGCCGCCGCTCGCTATGGTGTAGACTTAATTACTATTCACGCCACCGCTGGAAAAGTCGCCCTAAAAGCTGCTCAGTCGGCGGCGGAAATGGGAGCGAATGAGGCGGGTGTACCCGTACCTAAATTAATCGCCATTAGCCTGTTAACGAGCCTTAACGCCAGGGAATTAGCCTTTGACCTCAAAATTCCCCTGGAACTGCCAGAGTATGCCTTACAGATGGCATTATTAGGGCAAGAGTGCGGTTTAGCGGGGGCGGTGTGTTCGCCGCAGGAAGTGGCACAACTACGGCGGACTTGCGGGGATGATTTTCTGTTGGTGTGTCCTGGGGTGCGTCCGAGTTGGGCATCTAAAGGTGATCAAAAGCGATCGCTCACTCCTTCGGAAGCATTGAAAGCGGGTGCTAATTATTTAGTAATTGGACGACCTATTACTGAAGCGAATAACCCCATGACAGCATTAAAGCTAATTTCGGAAGAGTTAGACGCAGCGGAAAAGATAGTCAAGTAGATGTTTAGTATTGTAGCTAAATTACCATTTTGGTGAGCAAAGGGGCGGCGCTGAGAAGGGTTTGGGTGTAGGGATGCTGAGGATGTTTAAAAATCTGCTCAGTGTTTCCTATTTCCACAATTTTACCAGCGTTCATAACCGCAATGCGATCGCACAAAAATCTAGCCACCCATAAATCGTGGGTAATAAATAAATAGGTAAGATTAAAGTCTCGCTTGAGGTCTAACATTAACTGTAATACTTGAGCCTGAACACTAGCATCAAGCATACTAACAGGCTCATCACAGATTACCAATTTAGGGCGAGTAATTAAAGCACGAGCAATGGCTACCCGTTGCTGTTGTCCTCCTGAGAGTTGTTTGGGATAGCGGTTATAATAGTCCTCTACCGGAGTCAAACCCACGCGATCGAGCATTTCTAATACCCAACGTTTCGCCTGGGGTAGTTTTGCCATTTTATGAATTAATAGGGGGTCAGCAATAGCTCGACCAATGGTCATCATGGGATTTAAACAAGCGTTAGGATCTTGAAATATCATTTGGATATCGCGACGCTGTGAGCGCACTTGTCGCACTGACATAGCCGTTAAATCTTGACCCTCAAATTTCACTGTACCAGCGGTGGCGCGAACTAACTGTAAAATGGTGCGGGAAAGGGTACTTTTACCGCAGCCAGACTCTCCTACCAACCCGAAAATTTCACCAGGAGATAACTCGAAACTCACGCCATCAACGGCTTTGATTAATTGCTTTTGTTTGGTGAATATTTGCTGAATTATGCCGGATTCTAAACTATAATGCTGTTGGAGATTTTCAATTTGGAGAAGTGGTGGTGGTGGGTTAGTCTGTGTCTGTTCTTGGGGAGTATTGGGTTCTGGTGGCTGTTGGGAAGTTCCATGAACGTGGAGAGCAGATTCTAGGAGCGATCGCGTATATTGATGTTGGGGGTATTGTAGAACGGTGCGGCTATCTCCGAGTTCGACAATTTTACCTTGATACATAACCGCAATGCGATCGCAATACTCTCCCACCATGGCTAAATCATGGGAAATTAATAGGATAGCAGTTCCGCGTTCACGACATAGCCGGGTGAGTTCCTGCAAAATTTGCGCTGATACTGTCACATCTAAACTGGTGGTAGGTTCATCAGCTACAATTAACTTTGGGTTTAACAATAGGGCTAATGCGATCGCCACCCGTTGACGCATTCCACCACTAAACTCGTGAGGGTATTGAGACCAGCGTTCCGGTTGAATTTGGACGGCTGCTAAAGTAGCGATCGCCCTTTCTTTCGCCTGAGACCTGGACAATTGTGGCTCATGAGCTTTTAGGGTTTCAATGCAATGTTCCCCAATAGTCATCAGTGGATCAAGGCGGGTCATGGGGTCTTGAAACACTAAGGCGATCGCCTCCCCCCGAAACTGTCGCAATTCCTTCTCGTTAAGGTCAAAAACCGATTTTCCGCCAAATGTGACTCGACCTTGAATAAGACTAGACTCTGGAAGTAGACGCATAGCAGCGCGTCCCAAAGTAGACTTACCACAGCCAGACTCACCGACAAGTCCCAGACGTTCCCCCGGTTTGAGGGTTAGGGAAACATCATCTACGACCCAAGAGGGTGATTTATTCTGACTGGGATAAGCTACTCGCAGGTTTTCGATGTTAAACATTAAATTAAAGTTCCGAAGTTAGTCAGAAGCTGCCACCGTAGGACAAGTTTTATCATATCAACTATCTTGAAACAGATACATTTAACCCGGAAAAATCTAGCAATTGCTGGAAGTTTCTGAGTATGGCACAATCTGGAATGAAGTTATCGCGCCATTGGCGGAGGTATCTCTCAAAGCCAAGGGCAAAATGTTGAAAGCGCCATTGACATCACGCCCAATAGCGTGACTGCAGTCGGGACAAACAAATTGTTTGTTGCCTCTTAGCTTTGTGTGAATGTGGCCACACTTGGAGCAGGTTTTACTGGTGTACTCTTCCGTCACATCCGGGGGCGGGTTTACAAAGCTGATTCTTCTTAGTGGGGGCTGATCGCAGAACCCGCCCCTACACACAGCCATATTTAGCCGCTTGATGCTTCAATGTTTGCTTAAAACGGTAATGA includes:
- a CDS encoding zinc ribbon domain-containing protein — translated: MAVCRGGFCDQPPLRRISFVNPPPDVTEEYTSKTCSKCGHIHTKLRGNKQFVCPDCSHAIGRDVNGAFNILPLALRDTSANGAITSFQIVPYSETSSNC
- a CDS encoding ABC transporter ATP-binding protein, whose product is MFNIENLRVAYPSQNKSPSWVVDDVSLTLKPGERLGLVGESGCGKSTLGRAAMRLLPESSLIQGRVTFGGKSVFDLNEKELRQFRGEAIALVFQDPMTRLDPLMTIGEHCIETLKAHEPQLSRSQAKERAIATLAAVQIQPERWSQYPHEFSGGMRQRVAIALALLLNPKLIVADEPTTSLDVTVSAQILQELTRLCRERGTAILLISHDLAMVGEYCDRIAVMYQGKIVELGDSRTVLQYPQHQYTRSLLESALHVHGTSQQPPEPNTPQEQTQTNPPPPLLQIENLQQHYSLESGIIQQIFTKQKQLIKAVDGVSFELSPGEIFGLVGESGCGKSTLSRTILQLVRATAGTVKFEGQDLTAMSVRQVRSQRRDIQMIFQDPNACLNPMMTIGRAIADPLLIHKMAKLPQAKRWVLEMLDRVGLTPVEDYYNRYPKQLSGGQQQRVAIARALITRPKLVICDEPVSMLDASVQAQVLQLMLDLKRDFNLTYLFITHDLWVARFLCDRIAVMNAGKIVEIGNTEQIFKHPQHPYTQTLLSAAPLLTKMVI